In Mustela lutreola isolate mMusLut2 chromosome 1, mMusLut2.pri, whole genome shotgun sequence, one genomic interval encodes:
- the CCND1 gene encoding G1/S-specific cyclin-D1 yields MAHQLLCCEVETIRRAYPDANLLNDRVLRAMLKAEETCAPSVSYFKCVQKEILPSMRKIVATWMLEVCEEQKCEEEVFPLAMNYLDRFLSLEPVKKSRLQLLGATCMFVASKMKETIPLTAEKLCIYTDNSIRPDELLQMELLLVNKLKWNLAAVTPHDFIEHFLSKMPAAEENRQIIRKHAQTFVALCATDVKFISNPPSMVAAGSVVAAVQGLHLGGSNSFLSCHRLTRFLSKVIKCDADCLRACQEQIEALLESSLRQAQQQSLDPKAAEEEEEEEEADLACTPTDVRDVNI; encoded by the exons ATGGCACACCAACTCTTATGCTGCGAGGTGGAGACCATCCGCCGGGCGTACCCCGATGCCAACCTCCTCAACGACCGGGTGCTGCGGGCCATGCTCAAGGCGGAGGAGACCTGCGCACCCTCCGTATCCTACTTCAAATGTGTGCAGAAGGAGATCCTGCCGTCCATGCGGAAGATCGTGGCCACCTGGATGCTGGAG GTCTGCGAGGAGCAGAAGTGCGAGGAGGAGGTCTTCCCGCTGGCCATGAACTACCTGGACCGCTTCCTGTCGCTGGAGCCCGTGAAAAAGAGCCGCCTGCAGCTGCTGGGGGCCACCTGCATGTTCGTGGCCTCGAAGATGAAGGAGACCATCCCCCTGACGGCCGAGAAGCTGTGCATCTACACTGACAACTCCATCCGGCCTGACGAGCTGCTG CAAATGGAGCTGCTCCTGGTGAACAAGCTCAAGTGGAACCTGGCCGCGGTGACCCCGCACGACTTCATCGAACACTTCCTGTCCAAGATGCCCGCGGCCGAGGAGAACAGACAGATCATTCGCAAGCACGCGCAGACCTTCGTCGCCCTCTGTGCCACAG ACGTGAAGTTCATTTCCAACCCACCGTCCATGGTGGCAGCCGGGAGCGTGGTGGCCGCCGTGCAAGGCCTGCACCTGGGAGGTTCCAACAGCTTCCTGTCCTGCCATCGCCTCACTCGGTTCCTCTCCAAAGTGATCAAGTGTGACGCG GACTGTCTCCGCGCGTGCCAGGAGCAGATCGAAGCTCTGTTGGAGTCCAGCCTGCGCCAGGCCCAGCAGCAGAGCCTGGACCCCAAGGCggcggaggaagaggaggaggaggaggaggccgacCTGGCCTGCACGCCCACCGACGTGCGAGATGTGAACATTTGA